A single genomic interval of Hydractinia symbiolongicarpus strain clone_291-10 chromosome 8, HSymV2.1, whole genome shotgun sequence harbors:
- the LOC130654488 gene encoding uncharacterized protein LOC130654488 isoform X2: MGREKVYKKKSCPSKSQRASLTSLKTAVSDDSLYSSSNKSKNPVFTFNKIQSIDKHNDVMEGNLIDLSPPSKALPPVPSVENSYSYADLEFRPMNVRESGAFSTPINDRTKIVGKPPQGAYSYTRVSLRPMAVGITGAITTPIQDGKPAEGLTCNTSTQHIETGGDLYAVLDKDTQKKDYQSMGYDSVVITKPATNTNVQDLYAAIDYSNKRRPSAEDVLTQSNGFDPDIRIRNGSRRVSDGLINTPYFNHGRKPPPIPRPYDSDRKPSLPPHPEEPSAISAGMRQRLDSFNRNSVSTEDMLGSCAAKNSGMTDSSMYETTDFYQRTLLPEPERLSKSHNAENLNEIRKFKKQHRRMKSHETVGSKFFQELNESRTSNMSPSNSSSSLSTSKESEDDLLSDGAHSIDMNEVIRKANALGTDELPEGWQEVSDGPETYYWHIWTGTIQYERPVVSTTPSSLSRSDSPFSGHGSRSSSVSDVIDDKNLKNPSPRPDTPDKAKQIISFPVHSMGWMDVDEEYMGPKIIGDTVNNCIITLAEKRHDLWNTAETWAEGADIKLILEGQTLKLVEPTSQSVLHVQPIAKMRVWGVGRVESRDFAYIARDQSTGKHRCHMFRCHGNVSGRSITNALQAICNRVLDEKRRAKSRSESPSVRVSDLLKPPPKTTTNFNEKPYMEQKKCFTAKYVGSTEVSKSSGIDVINKVVERFSEKETSADWSSVLVEVTTSEIKTIDCVKQQTSMEHRVRFISFLGVAHDERFGAYIVAVSKESFVCHVFFCAPHAGTLTKAIEEACKLRFEKMLDGKLHRGSQQAETPIQKPVAPSIQQPSNISSSPRGSVKEKTKFLTSSIAGVFNKLNKKDNKKKDDESLQGSGPVSLIPGPNEHLVKYFGSVAVDIGTGVETVQNAVKELAGGDMMIGYLEIQSDCITLSDSQRTALSKRIFDLNTISYCGMTSDRKHFGMIVSRGKGKYTCHVFQEYKPNLGNIVNAIHEVL, from the exons ATGGGTAGGGAAAAAGTGTACAAGAAAAAG AGCTGTCCCAGTAAGAGTCAAAGAGCATCATTGACAAGTTTAAAGACTGcag TGTCTGATGATTCCTTGTATTCGTcatcaaacaaatcaaaaaatcCTGTCTTCACTTTCAACAAAATACAATCAATCGACAAACATAATGATGTAATGGAGGGCAATTTAATTGATTTAAGCCCTCCATCTAAGGCACTTCCACCAGTGCCGTCTGTTGAAAACAGTTATAGTTATGCCGACCTTGAGTTTCGACCTATGAATGTTAGAGAATCTGGAGCTTTTAGTACACCGATTAATGATAGGacaaaaattgttggtaaacCTCCGCAAGGTGCATATAGTTACACACGTGTCAGTTTAAGACCAATGGCTGTTGGTATTACAGGTGCAATTACGACTCCCATACAAGATGGTAAGCCAGCTGAAGGTTTAACTTGTAACACCTCAACTCAACATATTGAAACAGGTGGGGATTTGTATGCAGTGTTGGACAAAGATACGCAAAAAAAAGACTACCAGTCTATGGGTTATGATTCTGTTGTAATTACAAAACCTGCCACAAATACGAATGTTCAGGATTTATATGCTGCTATTGACTATTCAAATAAAAGACGGCCTTCTGCAGAAGATGTGCTGACACAAAGTAATGGATTTGATCCAGATATTAGAATTAGAAATGGTAGCAGGAGAGTCAGTGATGGGTTAATAAATACACCATATTTTAACCATGGAAGAAAACCACCTCCTATTCCTAGACCATATGATTCTG atCGAAAGCCAAGCTTACCACCTCATCCAGAAGAACCTTCAGCTATATCTGCAGGGATGAGGCAACGTTTAGATTCTTTTAATCGTAATTCAGTTTCCACTGAAGATATGTTAGGCTCGTGTGCTGCTAAAAATTCAGGGATGACTGACTCGTCAATGTACGAGACTACAGATTTTTACCAAAGGACATTATTACCAGAACCCGAAAGACTCTCAAAATCTCATAACGCAGAAAATTTAAACGAAATTCGAAAATTCAAAAAACAGCACCGTCGTATGAAATCACACGAAACCGTGGGTAGTAAGTTTTTTCAAGAGCTTAACGAATCAAGGACGTCAAATATGTCCCCTAGTAACTCATCATCTTCACTATCAACCTCGAAGGAGAGTGAAGATGATTTGTTGAGTGATGGAGCGCATTCAATTGACATGAATGAGGTTATTAGGAAGGCTAATGCACTGGGTACTGATGAACTGCCAGAAGGTTGGCAAGAAGTTAGTGATGGACCAGAAACTTATTATTGGCATATTTGGACGGGAACGATACAATATGAAAGACCAGTCGTATCTACA ACGCCTAGCTCTTTGTCTCGGTCAGATTCACCATTCTCTGGTCATGGATCTAGATCTTCCAGCGTTTCAGATGTAATCGATGACAAGAACTTAAAAAA tCCATCACCACGGCCAGACACACCAGATAAAGCTAAG CAAATCATCAGCTTCCCTGTACATTCGATGGGTTGGATGGATGTCGATGAAGAATATATGGGACCAAAAATTATTGGTGACACCGTCAATAACTGCATCATAACGCTAGCAGAAAAACGTCATGATCTGTGGAACACCGCTGAAACGTGGGCCGAG gGTGCTGATATCAAGTTGATTTTAGAAGGACAGACATTAAAACTTGTTGAGCCCACTAGCCAAAGTGTTCTACATGTGCAGCCTATCGCCAAAATGAGAGTATGGGGTGTTGGAAGAGTCGAATCAAG AGATTTTGCCTACATCGCGCGAGACCAAAGTACAGGCAAACATCGTTGCCATATGTTCCGGTGCCATGGCAACGTGTCAGGACGTTCAATAACTAATGCGTTGCAAGCTATCTGTAATCGTGTTTTGGATGAAAAAAGACGAGCGAAATCTAGAAGTGAAAGTCCGTCAGTTCGAGTATCAGATCTATTGAAGCCTCCTCCTAAAA caacaacaaattttaatgaaaaaccATACATGGAACAGAAGAAATGTTTCACAGCAAAATATGTTGGAAGTACTGAAGTTTCCAAATCGTCAG GTATTGATGTAATAAACAAGGTTGTGGAGAGGTTTTCAGAAAAAGAGACCTCAGCCGACTGGTCTTCTGTCCTTGTTGAGGTGACCACATCGGAAATCAAAACGATTGATTGCGTT aaaCAACAGACATCGATGGAACATAGAGTTCGTTTTATATCCTTTCTGGGTGTTGCACATGATGAAAG atTTGGAGCCTACATAGTTGCTGTATCAAAGGAAAGTTTCGTTTGTCACGTTTTCTTTTGCGCTCCCCATGCTGGTACGTTGACGAAAGCAATCGAAGAAGCGTGCAAG ctTCGTTTTGAAAAAATGCTAGACGGTAAATTACATAGAGGTTCTCAACAAGCAGAAACGCCGATACAAAAACCAGTAGCGCCATCAATTCAACAACCGTCGAACATTTCGTCTTCACCGCGGGGAAGCGTGAAAGAGAAG ACGAAATTTCTGACATCTAGTATTGCTGGAGTTttcaataaattaaataaaaaagacaacaaaaaaaaG GATGATGAGAGTCTGCAAGGTTCTGGACCTGTCAGTCTAATTCCTGGTCCGAATGAACATCTTGTTAAGTATTTTGGATCGGTTGCCGTGGACATTGGCACTGGTGTTGAAACTGTACAGAATGCTGTAAAA GAATTGGCTGGAGGTGATATGATGATTGGATACCTGGAGATCCAATCAGATTGTATTACGTTATCAGATTCGCAGCGTACTGCGCTATCGAAACGCATATTTGATCTAAATACGATAAGTTACTGTGGAATGACGAG TGACAGAAAACACTTTGGAATGATCGTGTCACGCGGGAAGGGGAAATATACCTGCCACGTGTTTCAAGAGTACAAG CCGAACCTTGGTAATATTGTCAACGCTATACACGAAgttttgtaa
- the LOC130654488 gene encoding uncharacterized protein LOC130654488 isoform X1 has protein sequence MVSQERKSSKHSTSVEDQNTKNKHKTKLSQPSTKSSTLKQLQSKRKISSTTVITDAYKKDVVFRKKVNQVGIDAFNEKRKSCPSKSQRASLTSLKTAVSDDSLYSSSNKSKNPVFTFNKIQSIDKHNDVMEGNLIDLSPPSKALPPVPSVENSYSYADLEFRPMNVRESGAFSTPINDRTKIVGKPPQGAYSYTRVSLRPMAVGITGAITTPIQDGKPAEGLTCNTSTQHIETGGDLYAVLDKDTQKKDYQSMGYDSVVITKPATNTNVQDLYAAIDYSNKRRPSAEDVLTQSNGFDPDIRIRNGSRRVSDGLINTPYFNHGRKPPPIPRPYDSDRKPSLPPHPEEPSAISAGMRQRLDSFNRNSVSTEDMLGSCAAKNSGMTDSSMYETTDFYQRTLLPEPERLSKSHNAENLNEIRKFKKQHRRMKSHETVGSKFFQELNESRTSNMSPSNSSSSLSTSKESEDDLLSDGAHSIDMNEVIRKANALGTDELPEGWQEVSDGPETYYWHIWTGTIQYERPVVSTTPSSLSRSDSPFSGHGSRSSSVSDVIDDKNLKNPSPRPDTPDKAKQIISFPVHSMGWMDVDEEYMGPKIIGDTVNNCIITLAEKRHDLWNTAETWAEGADIKLILEGQTLKLVEPTSQSVLHVQPIAKMRVWGVGRVESRDFAYIARDQSTGKHRCHMFRCHGNVSGRSITNALQAICNRVLDEKRRAKSRSESPSVRVSDLLKPPPKTTTNFNEKPYMEQKKCFTAKYVGSTEVSKSSGIDVINKVVERFSEKETSADWSSVLVEVTTSEIKTIDCVKQQTSMEHRVRFISFLGVAHDERFGAYIVAVSKESFVCHVFFCAPHAGTLTKAIEEACKLRFEKMLDGKLHRGSQQAETPIQKPVAPSIQQPSNISSSPRGSVKEKTKFLTSSIAGVFNKLNKKDNKKKDDESLQGSGPVSLIPGPNEHLVKYFGSVAVDIGTGVETVQNAVKELAGGDMMIGYLEIQSDCITLSDSQRTALSKRIFDLNTISYCGMTSDRKHFGMIVSRGKGKYTCHVFQEYKPNLGNIVNAIHEVL, from the exons ATGGTTTCACAGGAGAGG AAATCCTCAAAACACTCAACATCAGTTGAAGaccagaacacaaaaaacaagCATAAGACAAAGCTCTCACAACCATCAACAAAATCTTCAACTTTGAAGCAACTTCAGTCGAAACGAAAAATATCTTCGACCACTGTTATTACTGATGCATATAAAAAAGATgttgttttcagaaaaaaagtaaaTCAAGTTGGTATTGATGCGTTTAATGAGAAGAGAAAG AGCTGTCCCAGTAAGAGTCAAAGAGCATCATTGACAAGTTTAAAGACTGcag TGTCTGATGATTCCTTGTATTCGTcatcaaacaaatcaaaaaatcCTGTCTTCACTTTCAACAAAATACAATCAATCGACAAACATAATGATGTAATGGAGGGCAATTTAATTGATTTAAGCCCTCCATCTAAGGCACTTCCACCAGTGCCGTCTGTTGAAAACAGTTATAGTTATGCCGACCTTGAGTTTCGACCTATGAATGTTAGAGAATCTGGAGCTTTTAGTACACCGATTAATGATAGGacaaaaattgttggtaaacCTCCGCAAGGTGCATATAGTTACACACGTGTCAGTTTAAGACCAATGGCTGTTGGTATTACAGGTGCAATTACGACTCCCATACAAGATGGTAAGCCAGCTGAAGGTTTAACTTGTAACACCTCAACTCAACATATTGAAACAGGTGGGGATTTGTATGCAGTGTTGGACAAAGATACGCAAAAAAAAGACTACCAGTCTATGGGTTATGATTCTGTTGTAATTACAAAACCTGCCACAAATACGAATGTTCAGGATTTATATGCTGCTATTGACTATTCAAATAAAAGACGGCCTTCTGCAGAAGATGTGCTGACACAAAGTAATGGATTTGATCCAGATATTAGAATTAGAAATGGTAGCAGGAGAGTCAGTGATGGGTTAATAAATACACCATATTTTAACCATGGAAGAAAACCACCTCCTATTCCTAGACCATATGATTCTG atCGAAAGCCAAGCTTACCACCTCATCCAGAAGAACCTTCAGCTATATCTGCAGGGATGAGGCAACGTTTAGATTCTTTTAATCGTAATTCAGTTTCCACTGAAGATATGTTAGGCTCGTGTGCTGCTAAAAATTCAGGGATGACTGACTCGTCAATGTACGAGACTACAGATTTTTACCAAAGGACATTATTACCAGAACCCGAAAGACTCTCAAAATCTCATAACGCAGAAAATTTAAACGAAATTCGAAAATTCAAAAAACAGCACCGTCGTATGAAATCACACGAAACCGTGGGTAGTAAGTTTTTTCAAGAGCTTAACGAATCAAGGACGTCAAATATGTCCCCTAGTAACTCATCATCTTCACTATCAACCTCGAAGGAGAGTGAAGATGATTTGTTGAGTGATGGAGCGCATTCAATTGACATGAATGAGGTTATTAGGAAGGCTAATGCACTGGGTACTGATGAACTGCCAGAAGGTTGGCAAGAAGTTAGTGATGGACCAGAAACTTATTATTGGCATATTTGGACGGGAACGATACAATATGAAAGACCAGTCGTATCTACA ACGCCTAGCTCTTTGTCTCGGTCAGATTCACCATTCTCTGGTCATGGATCTAGATCTTCCAGCGTTTCAGATGTAATCGATGACAAGAACTTAAAAAA tCCATCACCACGGCCAGACACACCAGATAAAGCTAAG CAAATCATCAGCTTCCCTGTACATTCGATGGGTTGGATGGATGTCGATGAAGAATATATGGGACCAAAAATTATTGGTGACACCGTCAATAACTGCATCATAACGCTAGCAGAAAAACGTCATGATCTGTGGAACACCGCTGAAACGTGGGCCGAG gGTGCTGATATCAAGTTGATTTTAGAAGGACAGACATTAAAACTTGTTGAGCCCACTAGCCAAAGTGTTCTACATGTGCAGCCTATCGCCAAAATGAGAGTATGGGGTGTTGGAAGAGTCGAATCAAG AGATTTTGCCTACATCGCGCGAGACCAAAGTACAGGCAAACATCGTTGCCATATGTTCCGGTGCCATGGCAACGTGTCAGGACGTTCAATAACTAATGCGTTGCAAGCTATCTGTAATCGTGTTTTGGATGAAAAAAGACGAGCGAAATCTAGAAGTGAAAGTCCGTCAGTTCGAGTATCAGATCTATTGAAGCCTCCTCCTAAAA caacaacaaattttaatgaaaaaccATACATGGAACAGAAGAAATGTTTCACAGCAAAATATGTTGGAAGTACTGAAGTTTCCAAATCGTCAG GTATTGATGTAATAAACAAGGTTGTGGAGAGGTTTTCAGAAAAAGAGACCTCAGCCGACTGGTCTTCTGTCCTTGTTGAGGTGACCACATCGGAAATCAAAACGATTGATTGCGTT aaaCAACAGACATCGATGGAACATAGAGTTCGTTTTATATCCTTTCTGGGTGTTGCACATGATGAAAG atTTGGAGCCTACATAGTTGCTGTATCAAAGGAAAGTTTCGTTTGTCACGTTTTCTTTTGCGCTCCCCATGCTGGTACGTTGACGAAAGCAATCGAAGAAGCGTGCAAG ctTCGTTTTGAAAAAATGCTAGACGGTAAATTACATAGAGGTTCTCAACAAGCAGAAACGCCGATACAAAAACCAGTAGCGCCATCAATTCAACAACCGTCGAACATTTCGTCTTCACCGCGGGGAAGCGTGAAAGAGAAG ACGAAATTTCTGACATCTAGTATTGCTGGAGTTttcaataaattaaataaaaaagacaacaaaaaaaaG GATGATGAGAGTCTGCAAGGTTCTGGACCTGTCAGTCTAATTCCTGGTCCGAATGAACATCTTGTTAAGTATTTTGGATCGGTTGCCGTGGACATTGGCACTGGTGTTGAAACTGTACAGAATGCTGTAAAA GAATTGGCTGGAGGTGATATGATGATTGGATACCTGGAGATCCAATCAGATTGTATTACGTTATCAGATTCGCAGCGTACTGCGCTATCGAAACGCATATTTGATCTAAATACGATAAGTTACTGTGGAATGACGAG TGACAGAAAACACTTTGGAATGATCGTGTCACGCGGGAAGGGGAAATATACCTGCCACGTGTTTCAAGAGTACAAG CCGAACCTTGGTAATATTGTCAACGCTATACACGAAgttttgtaa